A genomic stretch from Arachis stenosperma cultivar V10309 chromosome 3, arast.V10309.gnm1.PFL2, whole genome shotgun sequence includes:
- the LOC130967607 gene encoding myosin-16-like has protein sequence MNDMKEYYGSGETKKVSWRESQLKGLCRFLIEKEDDILKALMLDLGKHKVEAFRDEIGTLMKFLNFALSNLKYWISGKKAKLPQIALLSSAEIIPEPLGLVLIISSWNFSFGLSLEPLIGAVAAGNTVVLKPSELSPACSSILALGLPNHKEAIFRVIAAILHLGNINFAKSEEKTDSSVLENEESKLHLQITAELLIALEDALCKRVMITPEEVIKRSLDPLGATVSRDGLAKTLYSYLFYWLVQKINVSIEQDTESKCLIGVLDIYGFESFKNNSFEQFCINFTNEKLQQHFNQHVFKMEQEKYKRRD, from the exons ATGAATGATATGAAGGAGTATTATGGGAGTGGAGAGACAAAGAAAGTGTCATGGAGAGAATCCCAACTCAAAGGGTTGTGTCGTTTCCTCATTGAAAAAGAAGATGATATTTTGAAGGCCTTAATGCTCGACTTAGGAAAGCATAAAGTTGAAGCTTTTAGAGATGAG ATAGGAACTTTGATGAAGTTCTTGAATTTTGCATTGAGTAACTTAAAATATTGGATATCAGGCAAAAAG GCTAAATTGCCACAAATAGCACTGCTTAGTAGTGCAGAAATTATTCCTGAACCTCTGGGCCTAGTCCTCATTATTTCATCTTGGAATTTCTCCTTTG GTTTATCCTTGGAGCCACTAATAGGAGCAGTAGCAGCTGGAAACACAGTGGTCTTAAAGCCTTCAGAGTTGTCACCAGCATGTTCTTCCATACTTGCCCTTGGACTTCCCAATCATAAG GAAGCAATCTTTAGAGTTATAGCTGCTATTCTTCATCTTGGAAACATTAACTTTGCAAAATCAGAGGAAAAAACTGATTCATCAGTTCTAGAAAATGAAGAGTCCAAGTTGCATCTCCAAATAACTGCAGAACTTCTCAT TGCTTTGGAAGATGCACTTTGTAAGCGTGTGATGATTACCCCAGAGGAAGTTATTAAAAGAAGTCTTGATCCTCTTGGTGCAACGGTTAGCAGGGATGGTTTAGCCAAAACACtatattcttatttattttactg GTTAGTCCAAAAAATCAATGTCTCAATTGAGCAAGACACAGAGTCAAAATGTCTCATTGGTGTTCTTGACATATATGGCTTTGAAAGCTTTAAGAATAACAG TTTTGAGCAGTTTTGTAttaatttcacaaatgaaaagCTGCAGCAACATTTCAACCAG CATGTGTTTAAGATGGAACAAGAGAAATACAAAAGAAGGGATTGA
- the LOC130968351 gene encoding LOW QUALITY PROTEIN: probable 1-deoxy-D-xylulose-5-phosphate synthase 2, chloroplastic (The sequence of the model RefSeq protein was modified relative to this genomic sequence to represent the inferred CDS: substituted 1 base at 1 genomic stop codon): protein MAFCGTFVKPTHSLLPCRTSSTPTTNHGCTKQLCVRASSATASSSSGDKERSIIRKEKDGVWKINYSDEKPPTPLLDTINHPIHTKNLSTQDLEQLAAELRADIVYSVSKTGGHLSSSLGVVDLSVALHHVFSTPEDKIIWDVGHQAYPHKILTGRRSRMHTIRKTSGLAGFPKRDESAHDAFGAGHSSTSISAGLGMAVGRDLLGKNNSVISVIGDGAMTAGQAYEAMNNAGFLDANLIVILNDNKQVSLPTATMDGPATPVGALSSALSKIQASAEFRKLREAAKSITKQIGRQTHEVAAKVDEYARGMISASGSTFFEELGLYYIGPVDGHNIEDMVTIFEKVKAMPAPGPVLIHIVTEKGKGYPPAEAAADKMHGVVKFDPKTGHQFKTKASTLSYTQYFAESLIKEAEVDNKIVAIHAAMGGGTGLNYFQKRFPDRCFDVGIAEQHAVTFAAGLATEGLKPFCAIYSSFLQRGYDQVVHDVDLQKLPVRFAMDRAGLVGADGPTHCGAFDITYMACLPNMVVMAPSDEAELMHMVATAAAIDDRPSCFRFPRGNGIGAVLPLNNKGTALEIGKGRVLTEGSRVAILGYGSIVQQCMQAAELLKTLGVYVTVADARFCKPLDTDLIKELAKEHEILITAEEGSIGGFGSHVAHYLSLSGILDGPLKWRAMTLPDRYIDHGSPQDQIEQAGISSKHIAGTVLSLMGKSKDALLLVXKYKTVRNMELNKNLDLRPEPRTLVIL from the exons ATGGCTTTCTGTGGCACTTTTGTTAAGCCAACCCATTCTTTGCTGCCATGCCGCACATCTTCAACTCCAACTACAAACCATGGTTGCACAAAACAG TTGTGTGTGAGAGCTTCATCAGCAACAGCAAGTAGCAGCTCAGGTGATAAGGAAAGGTCTAtcataagaaaagagaaagatgGTGTGTGGAAGATCAATTACTCAGATGAGAAACCACCAACACCACTTTTGGATACAATCAATCATCCAATTCACACCAAGAATCTCTCCACACAG GATCTTGAACAACTTGCAGCAGAGCTAAGGGCAGACATTGTGTACAGTGTATCGAAGACCGGCGGCCATCTCAGCTCAAGCTTGGGGGTTGTGGACTTATCAGTGGCTCTGCATCATGTTTTCAGCACTCCTGAAGACAAGATCATATGGGATGTTGGCCACCAG GCATACCCACACAAGATTCTCACAGGCAGAAGGTCCAGGATGCATACCATTAGGAAGACTTCAGGGCTTGCAGGCTTTCCTAAAAGAGATGAGAGCGCTCATGATGCTTTTGGGGCAGGACACAGTTCCACAAGTATATCTGCTGGTCTTG GCATGGCGGTTGGAAGGGATCTGTTGGGAAAGAACAACAGTGTGATTTCAGTTATTGGAGATGGAGCAATGACTGCAGGGCAAGCTTATGAGGCCATGAACAATGCAGGGTTTCTTGATGCTAACCTTATAGTTATTCTTAATGACAACAAGCAAGTTTCTTTACCAACTGCCACAATGGATGGCCCAGCAACTCCAGTTGGAGCCCTCAGCAGTGCCTTGAGCAAAATTCAAGCAAGTGCAGAATTTCGCAAGCTCAGAGAGGCTGCAAAA AGCATCACAAAGCAGATTGGAAGACAAACCCATGAAGTTGCAGCAAAAGTAGATGAGTATGCAAGAGGCATGATCAGTGCTTCCGGATCAACCTTTTTTGAGGAGCTTGGATTGTACTACATTGGCCCTGTGGATGGTCATAATATTGAAGACATGGTTACAATTTTTGAGAAAGTCAAAGCCATGCCGGCTCCGGGTCCAGTTTTGATTCACATAGTGACAGAGAAAGGGAAGGGATACCCTCCTGCTGAAGCCGCAGCTGATAAGATGCATG GTGTTGTCAAGTTTGATCCGAAAACAGGCCACCAGTTCAAGACAAAAGCATCTACACTATCATATACTCAGTACTTTGCTGAATCCTTGATAAAAGAAGCTGAAGTAGACAACAAGATTGTAGCCATTCACGCTGCCATGGGTGGTGGAACCGGCCTAAACTACTTCCAGAAAAGGTTTCCAGACCGATGCTTCGACGTTGGGATCGCCGAACAACATGCTGTTACATTTGCTGCAGGGCTAGCCACTGAGGGCCTCAAGCCATTTTGTGCTATCTATTCTTCTTTCCTTCAGCGTGGATACGATCAG GTGGTTCATGATGTAGATCTTCAGAAGTTACCGGTCCGATTCGCTATGGATAGAGCTGGTTTAGTTGGTGCTGATGGACCTACTCATTGTGGAGCATTTGACATCACCTACATGGCTTGCTTGCCTAACATGGTGGTCATGGCTCCATCAGATGAGGCTGAACTGATGCACATGGTTGCAACCGCTGCAGCCATAGATGACAGACCAAGCTGCTTTAGGTTCCCAAGGGGGAATGGAATTGGAGCCGTTTTGCCTCTCAATAACAAAGGAACTGCACTTGAG ATTGGAAAGGGTAGAGTTCTGACAGAAGGTAGCAGAGTTGCAATCTTGGGATATGGTTCTATAGTCCAGCAGTGCATGCAAGCTGCAGAACTGCTCAAAACACTTGGAGTCTATGTGACAGTTGCTGATGCTAGGTTCTGCAAGCCTTTGGATACTGATCTCATTAAGGAACTAGCTAAAGAGCATGAAATACTCATCACTGCTGAAGAGGGTTCCATTGGAGGTTTTGGATCTCATGTTGCACATTACTTGAGCTTATCTGGCATCCTTGATGGACCTCTAAAG TGGAGAGCAATGACACTACCTGATAGGTACATTGATCatggatcacctcaggatcagATTGAACAAGCAGGAATTTCATCAAAGCATATAGCCGGCACAGTCTTGTCTCTAATGGGAAAGTCAAAGGATGCTCTTCTCTtggtataaaaatataaaacagtACGCAACATGGAATTGAATAAGAATCTTGACCTGCGACCAGAACCACGAACCTTAGTTATTCTTTGA